The nucleotide sequence GCGTTGTGGCCAGCTGGCAAGATCAGGCGATACGTGAGCGAATCAGGTGATCCAGTGACAGACGCCCCGGGCCCTGCAGCACCAGTACCAGCAGACTGGACAGCCACAGACCGTGGGTTACCCAGGCTTCCGGGTAGACGAACAGCTGAATGGTCAATGTCATGCCGGCCAGACCCAGCGCGGCAAGGCGGGAGCCCAGGCCCAGCCACAGCATCAGCGGGAAGAGATGCTCGGCAATCGTGGCCAGATAGGCGGCCAGTACCGGCGGGACCAGCGGCAACGCGTATTCGTACTCGAACAGGAAGAAGGTACTTTCCTTGAGCGCGAAGCCGTCGACCTTGGTCTGCGCTGACATGAAGAACACGGCGCCAATGACGATGCGCATCAGGATCAGCACGGCATCCATGCGCAGATTTTCCAGCCAGACGAACACGTTCAGGACTTGCCCCGCCACACCGGTACGGACCGCGGGCGTCGTGGATGACTCAAGGCTCATGATGAGGCCTCCTCAAGGATGCGCCAGTGCGCGAGAAAAAGGGGATGCGCCAGCTCGGCCCGGGTAGGTCGGCAGGAGACTGGCATGGACGAAAGATCATGGGCGACACTAGTCCGGCGCGAGAAACACGCCACTTGCCAGCAGAGGGGCCAGCAGCTGCCCCAGGTCCTGCTCGGGATGGACATCCGCCAGCATGGCGGCCGCATCCGCGAGCGATTCACCCGCCAACAGCAGGTCGAGCAACCAGGCAGCCGCCTCTGACAGCACCGTCACCTGAACCTCCAGGACCGGACGGGTGATCAGCAGGTTCTCGGGCCGCGCGACATCCAGGCCTTCAAGGCTGGCTCCCTCATTCTGGTGGCGCTGCCATACCTCGAAGATCGCATGCTCCAGGCGCAGCAGACCTGCCGCGGGATGAGGCAGGAAGGTCAACGCCATCACCGCCTCGGGTGACAGCTGCGCCAGCCTGGCCGGTGCCAGCACTTCAGCGTCGGCGGCGTGATAGGCCGTGAGACGCGCGGCCTCGAACCGCGCCAGATCCACCGCGTAGAACGGCAGCTGAGCGGCCGATGCCTGTCGATGCTCGACCAGCGTCGTCAGAGTCGTGTGCAAGGTCTCGGCAAGCCCCGCCCCGTACTCCATCATCAAGGGCGATTCCGGCAGGTGACGGCGTGAGTGATCATGCGCCAGTGCCGCGAAGAAGCGCTCGCCCACGACCTGACGCGTCACGGGATAGGCGTCCTGCAGCGCGGAGATCAGGCTGGCCCAGACATTGTTGCGATAGACGTCAAGACGCCCCTGATGTGCCGCCTCGATGCCCGGCAGATGACGGTCAGGCTGCTCAAGCGCCGTGATGAAGGCCCGCTGCCAGGTGAGAAGATCATGGTCAGTCATGGGGGCCGTTGGCGTGCTCATCGCGGACTCTCCACCTGAGGGCCAGAGGTCTGCGGAACCCGAGAGCCCTGCTGAACCAAGGCGCTCTGCAGAACCTGCTCGGCCCGAGCCGTCTGCCCCAGCAACACCTCCAGCGCCGGCACCTGGGTATCCCACTCGATCAGGGTCGGGCGCGGCCCGACTCGCTGGATGAAGTCGGCATACAAGGCCCATACCGCCTCGCAGACCGGCGCACCGTGATTGTCGATCAGCAGGCCTTCGCGCTCATCGACGACATGACCCGCCAGATGGATCTCGCCGACGGCCGCGGCCGGGATCGACTCAAGCCAGGCCGCAGGATCGACACCGATGTTGTGCGCCGAGACGAAGACATTGTTGACGTCGATCAACAGTCCACAGCCGCTGCGCTCGACCAGGCGAGTCAGGAAATTCGTCTCGGGAATCAACTCCGCGCCCAGAGCCTGCGCATCAAAGCGCAGATAGTGTGCGGGATTCTCGATCAATACCTGGCGGCCCAGGCAGTCCTGCAGCCGCATCAGGTTATCGCTGACCCGTGCCAGCATCGCGTCGGTCAATGGCACCGGCAGCAGGTCGTTGTAGAAGTGGCCGCTATGGCCGGCCCAGGCCAGATGCTCTGACACACTGGTGGGCGGGTGACGCTCGCAGAGCGCTCGAAGGCGCGCCAGATGCGCGGCCTCCAGCGGACGATCCGATGCCAGCGACAGGCCGACACCATGGATCGACAGCGGATACTCCTGCAGCGCATCCAGCCGCGCATGGGGAGCTCCGCCTGCGCCCATGTAGTTCTCGGCATGAATCTCGAGGAACCCCAGCGCCGGCCGTGATGACATCAGCTCCCTGACATGCTGCGCCTTGAGGCTGATTCCCGTGGCCATGTCATCGAACGACGGCAAGGCCGTACCGAAATCCGGGCTGCGGGAGGTGGGGGATGACTCGTGCATGACGACCTCTCGATTCTGCGAGCGTCCGGCGGAGGGGTGAGACACCCGCCCACCGGACGTCAGGTTCGGGGGAGACCCGAGGCGTGATGCTTACTTGATCTCTTCCAGGCTGCCGGTGCCAGTGGGCGTTTCGATGGAGGTGCAGGTACCTTCCGGGACCAGCTTCCAGGCATTGCCCTGATAATCGACGGTCGAAGTGCCGGCACAGGAGGTGCCCGGGCCTGCAGCGCAGTCATTCTCACCGGCCAGCGACACGCCATAGCACTTTTCCATGCCTGCGGCATGCGCCGGAATGGAGACCACGGCGGCAGACAGCGCTACGGCGGTACCGAGGGCGGAAGCCAGGGCGAAAGCGGTCTTGGCGGACTTGTTGGACTTGGTAGACATGGGCACATCTCCTGAGAAAACGCTCATTCATGAGCTGAAAGTTGTTCATTTGTCATTTTCGCCCCATTACCGCAGGCTCAAACCAACTTACGGGGAGGTCCGGAGAACGGATGCAGAAGATGTCGAATTTTTTGCATCACTCACGATATTTCCTTCCTCGCCGCGTCAGAACACGATAGTCCGAGCTTGCGTTGACCCTGCATCTCAAGAAAAACGGCCCTGCTGGAGGGCCGTCGAGAAAGAACAGGGAATACGAGAGATGGCATGCCACCGAGTGTCAGCCGGCAATGAGCGAGATGTGCCGGTTCACGGGGTGTCCCCTTGCCACTTGCGCTCCAGATGTTCCCAGCGCGATAGCGTGGCACCTTGAGCCTTGTCCGCCGTCGAGCCAGAGGCAGGCTCAGTCTCACTCTCAGTCTCAGTCTCAGTCTCAGGATCAGATTCAATAGCAGCATCGGACTGCGATGTCGGGCCAGAGACCGGCCCCTGGTGATGCAGGGAGTCACGGGATTGACGCACCAGGGTCTCGGGCAACGGCTTCTTCATGCGCGCACCGAGCTCCAGTAGCTCCTCGGCACGGCTGATCAGGTTGCCGCGCCCGCTGGCCAGACGCTTCATGGCGGTATCGTGCGCCTCGCGGGTACGGCCCAGCTGGCTACCAAGCTCCTCGAGGGATTCGGCAAGTCCGCGGAACTTGTCGAGCAGCGCCCCGGCACGCTCACCGATCACGCGCGCATTGTCGTTCTGGCGCTCCAGACTCCACAGACTGGCCACGGTGCGCAGACTGGCCAGCAAGGTGGTCGGCGTCACCATCACCACGCCCTGGGTGAAGGCGTCCTGGAACAGGCTGTCGTCATGCTCGAAGGCCAGCGCGAAGGCGGGCTCCATCGGCAGGAACAGGAACACGAAATCCGGTGACCCCAGCCCCTCGATGGCAGGATAGTTGCGCCGCGCCAGTCCCGTGACGTGGCCGCGCACCGAGGCCAGATGCGCCCTCAGGGCTCGCGCCCGCGCCGTCTCATCCGCGGCATTGACGTAGTCGGTGTAGGCGCTCAACGAGACCTTGGCATCGATGATCAGATGCTTGTTGTCCGGCAGGTAGACGATGGCATCCGGGCGCTGGCGCCCGCCTTCACCGCTGAACGACACCTCGCGCTTGAACTCGATCCCCTCTCGCAGGCCGGAGCGCTCGAGCACGGTCTCCAGAATCATCTCGCCCCAGTTGCCCTGCATCTTGCTGTCGCCCTTGAGCGCACGTGACAGATTGGCCGCTTCCTCGGTGATCTGGCGATTGAGTCCCGCCAGCTGGTCGAGCTGACTCTTGAGGCTGGTGCGTTCGCGTACCTCCTCGCCATGCAGCTGCTCGAGGCGCTGACGAAAGTCCCCGACCTGCTCGCGAAACGGCTTGAGCAACTGTTCGAGCTGGGCACCACTGGCGGCGGTGAAACGCTGCTGGCGCTCCTCGAACACCTTGCCTGCCAGCTGCTCGAATTCCTGACTCAGGCGTTCGCGGGAGTCGTTGAGCAGTGCCAGCTGCTCGGCGTGATGAGTGGCCTCCTGACGCTGACGCGTGACCAGCGAGGCATGCGTCTCGCGCAGCTCGGCGTAGCGCTCGGTCAATGTCTCGAGACGCTCCTCACGCTCCAGCAGCTGGGCCTCCAGCACTTCCTGCTGGCGGGTCAGGCTGCGTGCCAGGGTCTGCTGTTCACTCAGCGCACGCGACTGTTCATCAAGCCGCCCCTGCAGCGATTCGCGCAGCGTGGCGAGCTGTTCCGTCAGCGCATCGCGCGCCTGGCGCGCCTCCTCCAGCGACTGGCTCAGATGGCGTTGCTGCTGCTCCGCCTGCTGCCCATCCAGTGCGGCACGCTGCTCGACCAGGGCCGCCCGCTGCTCGGCCTGTTGCTGTAGATCCCGCGCCTCTTCAAGCGTCTGCTGCAACGCCTGCCGGGTTTCGTCACTGCTCTCTTCGAGAGCGTGAAGCTGCTCGCGGGTTCGCCGCCAGCCCAACCCCAGGATCAACGACAGCATCAACAGCACGCCGACCAGCAACCACATCACGGCGGAAGATTCAGAAAGCAGAGGCATCGGGCACTCCATGGCCGGTGAAAACGCAGTGGGGTCACCCCCTTGAAAGTCAGTATCGCGCATCCATGTCTTGAGTGTCAGGGCACGAAAGGACGGGATTTCGCTGCATCAACGTGGGGCGCTCACCTCAGTGAGTAACGCATGCTGAGAGCAGAATTTTTCCCTTCTCTGCCCAACACGCTCGCAAGAGCCGAAGCACGGAAAGGAGATTTGCATGACACAGCAGACCGATCAGCAGACACGTCAACAACTGCAAGGTAAGCGCGTGGCCATTCTCGCGACCCATGGCTTCGAGGAATCCGAGCTCGCGGTGCCGCGCGCCGCACTGCAGGAGGCGGGCGTCGAGGTACACATCGTCTCGCCGGAGAAAGACGGCATCCGCGCCTGGGCCGAGACGGATTGGGGCGAGACCTACCAGGTCGACACCTCGCTCAGCGATGCCAGCGAACACGACTATCACGGTCTGGTACTGCCGGGCGGCCTGTTCAATCCCGATACCCTGCGCCAGGACGAGACCGCACTGAACTTCGTGCGCAGCTTCTTCCAGGCCCACAAGCCGGTGGCCGCCATCTGTCACGCGCCGTGGATCCTGATCAACGCCGGGGTGGTCGAAGGCCGCAAGATGACCTCCTTCCCCTCCGTCGCCCAGGACCTGCGAAACGCCGGTGCCGAGTGGCAGGACAGCGACGTCGTGTGTGACAGCGCGCTGGTCACCAGCCGCAAGCCGGATGACCTCGATGCCTTCAATGCCAAGCTGCTCGAGGAGCTCGCCGAGGGCAAGCATCAGCATCAACACGCCTGATCTCGTCCCCGACGACAGCACCCGAAAACGCCCCTGCCTCCGCGGCAGGGGCGTTTTTTTGCGCTCGGCACCGCAGACTGACGCTCATCGCGGGAAAAGCATTTGCGAGCAAGCACTTACCTTGAGCGCCATAGAGCATGAAGGCCAGAAGATCACGACATGGACTCAGGGAGACGTCGGCACATCAGAGAACGCTGTTCGTCAAAGTGTCCGCGACACGGTATCGTGTGAACAGGGATCAAGAAGGGTGACTATCCGACAACACGGGAGACCACCCCATGCACACCATCACAATGGCACCAGTCCTGCTGAGCCTGGGACTCATGCTGAGCCTTGCCATCCCCGGTGTCGTTGCCGCGGATGATCGTCATCGCTCACAGGGTCAGCAGCATCACGGCCGACAGACCATCGAGCGTCACAGCACGCCGCAAAGCCGCCATGAGGCGATCAAGCGCCGCCATCTGAGGATGTTCGACGAGCCGCGGGTGGAGCGCCATCACTCTCGCCACGACACACGTCACCGCATTCCCCAGCACCGCTACTACCAACATGAGCGCTACGCGCCTCATCAGTATCGACAATACGATTCGCGCCGCCATGACCTGCGCCGCCGTCACGATGGCGTGAGCATCGGCTTCCCGGCGATACGCATCAATATCCACTGAGCTGACGCACTCTCGAAGTGCCCAGCCAGCGCCCCCGCAGGAAGCTCAACGAGAGCCTGATGCCCAGATACGACACCGCCCCCGCAGGCTACCTGCGGGGGCGGTGTCGTGGGGAGTCAATCGGCCCGGATCAGGCGTCGCGCGGCTCGGCAAGCGTCGTGATCAGTCCCTTGAGCACCTGCCAGAATTCCCCGACCGAGTCGACCTCGACGCGCTCGCTGGGCGAGTGCGCACCGCGAATCAAGGGGCCGAAGGAAATCATCTCGAGCTGGGGATACTTGGCCCCCAGGATGCCGCATTCCAGACCGGCATGGATGACCTTGATCTCCGGCGCGCGGCCGGTGACGCGCTCGTGCAGGCGGCAGAATCGCGCCAAAAGCTCCGCCTCAGGCTGCGGCTGCCAACCCGGGTAGGCATTCTCGGCCTGAGTGTGCGCCCCCAACAGGCCGAACAGCCCGCGGATGCGCTGCTCCATCATGGAGACCGCATCATCACGCAGCGAGCGCACCAGGGCGCAGAGATGGAAACTCCCCTCACGCAGCTGGACCACACCGAGATTGTTGGAGGTTTCCACCACGCCTTCCACGGCTGCGCTCATGCGCTCCACGCCATAGGGCGCGGCATCCAGTACGGCGACAAGCCGCTGGGTATCCTCGACGGACAGGGCACTCTCGGCATTGCCGCGCGTCACGCTGAGGGTGACGTCCGGGTCCGTGTCACGCAGCTCATCGCGAATCTGCGCCTCGAATTCCGCCAGGCGCTGGCGGGCTGCCGCGACACGCTCATCGAACAGCACCACGCCGACGGTCGCCTCGCGTGGCAGTGCATTGCGCAGCGTACCGCCAGACCAGCTGACCAGACGCGGCGAGAATTCCGCCAGCGCCACCAGTGCCCGTGACATCAGGCGGTTGGCATTGCCGCGCCCACGATGGATGTCGAGCCCGGAATGTCCTCCGACCAGCCCGCCGATGGTGAGCTCAAGCTCCGCCTCGGCATCCTTCAGCGAGGACGTGGCGAATTCGTGCGCGACATTGATGTCCGCACCGCCAGCGCAACCGATATAGACCTGGCCACGGTCCTCCGAGTCCAGATTGAGCAGGTAGCGCCCTTCCAGCCAGCCTTCGGCCAGATTCAATGCGCCGCCCATCGAGGTTTCTTCCTCGAGGGTGAACAACGCCTCCAGCGGACCATGCACCAGCGTCTCGTCTTCCAGCACCGCCAGCGCCGCGGCGACGCCGAGGCCATTGTCGGCGCCCAGCGTCGTGCCGCGCGCCTTGAGCCAGCCATCCTCGAGATAGGTCTCGAGCGCATCACGGGTGAAGTCATGGCGGGAGTCACTGGCCGCCTGGGCCACCATGTCGAGATGCCCCTGCAACACGATCCCCGGCGCGCTCTCATGGCCGGGGGTGGCCGCCTTGCGCAGACGCAGGTTGCCGAAATCGTCGCGGTCATGCGCGAGGCCGCGCGACTGCGCCCACTCAATCAGATGCTCAACCAGTGCCGCTTCATGCCCGGAAGGGCGCGGGATATTGCACAGGGTACGAAAATGACGCCAGACAATGGCGGGTTCCAACGTGTCGATATGCTCATTCATGGCGAAGTTTCCTGTTCTTGTCATCCCCGAGCATACGGAACCGTCCACGGCCGTGGCTAGTGGTTGTCGGTGCCTGTCGATCAGTGACTGCGAATATGCAAGGATGAGATCTCTCGACACAGCCACGCTGTGCACTTCCAGCCCCTGACAACCGGAGCCCTCATGCCCCGCCGACTTCTGCTGTTATCCGTCCTTTCCGCCACTGCTGGCCTGCTGATGCTGAGCGGCTGCTCGCCGATTCCCGACATGCCGGGACCGATCGGCATCCCCGGCCTCTGATCAATGATCGCCGGCAGGCAGGGCACCGTGCGCCTCGACGAGACGCCCTGCCGCCGCACGACACCAGCGATCACGCGCCTTGCGCCCCACGATGCCCTGACGCTGGGCCCAGTCGATGAAGGCTGGTGCATCCTGGCCGGCCAGGGCCAGTGCGAGTCCGTGACGCGCGGCCTCATCCAGTCCGGATGAGCCGACGCACTGCTCATCTGGGGAGCCGTGGGCTTTCAGCGCGGCCTGCAGCCACGGCCGCACCAGGGCAAGACCTCCGCCACCGCGCCGATACCAGTCGAGTCGTTGCGGCCAGCCTTGAGCCGGTTGACAGCCCTGAGCCGGTTGACCGCCCAGGGCGAGCCGCGATGCCAGCACGTCAGGTAGCCCGGCCAGCTCATGCGCCAGCAGGCTCGGCAGCAGATGCTGAAAGTCCTGATGCAGCGCCTCGAGCAAGGTATCTCTCGGCGAGGCCTCGCCTGCGCCATCGCATGACTCCCCCGTCGCCTTGCCCATCATCACCGCATGCTCGCCACTGGCCGCATCCCGCTTGAGCCCCATGCGCAGTGGCATGAAGCCCTGGGACAGCCAGAAGTCCACCAGTCCCGCCTCGGCCCCGAAACTGGTGCCGAGACGCGTGACACCCGCCAGCCGTGCCTGCTGCTCCAGCGCATTGAGCAAGCGCGCCCCCTGCCCACGCCGCCACAGTGCGGGATGTATCGCGATGCGCAGAATCCGCCACCAGCGCGTCTCGGCGGCCGCCTGATGTCCGGCATGCGCCGCCAGAGACTGCGCCAGCAGATGCCCGCGCGGCCGCCGCTGACCTCGCCAGATATCCTCTGCCAGCGGTGCAGGAAACCCGCCCTCCTCGACGGCCGCCACGACGCCCAGCCATGCCGGCTTGCCACTGGCGGTCTCCTGATGGCGAATCGCCAGCAGCCTGAGCCCCGGGGTATCCAGCAGCTGCCGCAGGTCCGCCGGCGTGGTGCGGTAATGCGCCTGCACCAGCAGGCCGAACAGCGACTCCAGCATCGCTTCATCGCGTGCCAGAGCGTCCCGATCCAGCACGACGACCTCACTGCCGGCCAGCCATTGCTCGACATCGCTGCGGTCCTCCATGACCGGCGCCAGCGTTGATGGCGGAGCCGAGAGCAACAACAGATCATCGATCAGCGCCTCCAGCGGATCACCGGACGCCCAGCGGACAGGCGTGGTCATCTCCAGCGCCTGCCAGCCGGGGCATTGACGCTCGAGATGCTGGCGGAAACGCAGCTGGAACCCTCGCCCGGTACCTTCATAGCCATGGACGGTGGTGGCGAAGGCGATGCGCGGAAAATGCGCCAGAGACGCCTTGAGCAACGGGGTGGGGATGGCGGCTGCTTCATCGACGAACAAGCGCGGCAGTGGCCCCTCCGGGCAGGCAAGGCGGGCGGCGGCGATGGCGTCCGGCGCCAGGAAACGCAGCTCGCTCGCAACCTCCGCTCCATCAGCTGTCCGCCGGGCTTGCGCGGGGTGCACTGCCGGCACGCAAAGCCGAAAGGCATTGCCCTCGCGGCGCCCCCGCGGCAGCAGCGCTGCCAGACGCGCGAAGACCGCGGCCACCGCCGCCGGCCGTGGCGCCGTCAGCCAGACACTTTCCCCCGCTGCCAGACAGCGTGCCGCGGCGATGCCCAGCGCGGCACTCTTGCCGCGGCCACGATCGGCACTGATCACCACCGGCTGGTTCGGGCGGAGCGCCGCCAGCGCGGCCACCACCTCGGCCTGATCTGACGTCAGGCAATCAGGGTCCGTGACCTCACCGACGCGGGTCGCTGCCTCCCCGGCGGGTGGCAGCGTCGGTAACGGTTCGCCCTGCGGCCAGTGCAGTACGCTGGCATCCGCCTGGAGGCGCCGTGCCAGCCGCGCCAGATAGCGCGCCGCAAGCTGCTCACGCGCGAATGGCCAGTGCGCCAGACGCGCGTAGTCGCCATCCGGCGCTGGCGCTGGCTCGGCGTCGGCCCAGGCGGCAGGCGTCACCAGCACCAGCAGTCCTCCCGCCATCAGAGTGCCGGCCACGGCCCCGAAGGCATCGGGATCAAGACCACTCTGCGGATGTGCGGCATCGAAGACGACCAATGCCTGCTCGCCGCCCAGCTGAGTGGCAGCCTTGGCCATCGCCAGCGAGCGCACGTGTGTCCCGCCCGGCGTCGTGATCGCCTCTCCGGCGCCCAGCCAAAGCGGAGCAGGCTCACGCGCTGGCCACAGATCACAGATCGCCAGCGCAGCAGCGCAGGGATCCCCGCCCGTGCCCTCTCCGCCGCTGATCCACAGACAGGCGCGCTGATGCCGCGCGAGCAGGCGCTCATGCAGTGTCCGGCACCAGGCATCGATGGCGGGAGGGTCCAATGGGGCGGGGTAACGTGAAGAAGTCGTCATCATGGCGCGCAGCATGCCGCATGGTGACGTGGCAGACCAGACATCGTGCTGGAATCCCCATGACGGGAGGCCAGGGGCCAGTCACGCCGGGCAGCCCTCTCTCTCAACGTCCTTTTATTTAAGTAATATCTCATATTTAAAAACACCCCGTTGCAAGATAGGCAACGCAGGCGGCGCAAGAATGAGAATGGTTATATTTATGCCTATCAGGATAATGAAGCTCCACTTCCCATTATTGCGAGCCATCCCCGATGCCACAGCGTCATTTCGTCACCACTACTCTGCCCCGCGCGCTCAAGCCTGCCCTGCTCGCCCTGAGCCTGGCGGCACCGTTCGTGGCGGGCCAGGCCTCGGCACTGGAATACCCGATCGGCACTCCGGTCAAGGAAGGCGGCATGGAAATCGCGGCCGTCTATCTGCAGCCAGTGGTGATGGCCCCGGCAGGCAAGCTGCCGGCCAATCAGGCCGACATCCATCTGGAAGCCGATATCCACGCACTGATGGAAAACGACAACGGCTTCGCGCCGGGCGACTGGATTCCCTATCTGGGCATTCACTACACCCTGACCAAGCAGGGCAGTGATACTCCGATCGAAGGCGATCTGGTACCGATGATCGCCAACGACGGCACCCACTATGGCAAGAACGTCAAGCTGGATGGCCCGGGCAAATACCACCTGACCTTCGACATCCAGCACCCGGACATGCCGCGTCACATCGACAAGGAAACCGGTGTCGCCGAGTGGCCGGACACCATCACCACCGATTACGACTTCGTGTATGCCGGTGTCGGCAAGAAAGGCGGCTACTGAGCACCAGCCTCTGCACGTGGCGGACATGACGGCGCCATCTCGTATCCGCCGGCATGTCCGCCCGCTGTCTCCAATGGCCGCCTGTGCTGAAAAGCGCTCGCGGCCATTGGTCGCTCTGCCGGCAACCCTCCATCCCCGGCACCTGGCGCCCGCGAGTGCCACGTCCGAATGACTCTCCCTCGTGCCTCTGCCGAGTGTCTACCCCACTATCCCGGAGCCCATCATGCGCCTTCCTCGTCGTCGCTCTGCCCGGCAGTCCGTCGCTGCGCTGCTGCCGACCCTCGCTCTGCTGCTGGCGGTACTGCTGCCGCGCGTGACGCTGGCCAGCGACATGCCGTCCTATGACCTGACGCTCACCAACGGCAAGCTCAGTCCCGAGGTGCTCAAGGTCAAGGCCGGCGAGAAATTCGTCATCCAGCTGCACAACGCGGGCAACACGCCCGCCGAATTCGAGAGCAATTCGCTGCGCAAGGAGAAGGTGCTGGCCCCGGGCGTGAAATCCTTCGTGGTGATCCACCCCTTGCGTGCCGGCAGCTACGACTACTTCGATGACTTCCACCTGCCGGATGCCCGCGGCAAGGTCGTCGCAGAAGACTGAGGCACAGGCACATGTCCGCCGTCACTCGTCTCGTCCCCTGCCGCGCCTGCCATCTCTTCCCTGTCAGGGCACGAACGGCATTGCCGATTCCTCACCCTGCCCGCTGTCCCCGAGAGTCCCGCCATGTTTGATCAGGTTCTGTTTATCGTCTGGCGCGAAAGCGTCGAAGCCATTCTCGTCATCGGCATCATGCATGCCTGGCTGGTGCAGTCGGGCACGCGCGCCGGGCTGCGCTACCTGTGGGGTGGGGTCGTTGCCGGGCTGGTGCTGGCCGGGCTGATGGGCGCGGCCCTGATGGGCGCCAACACCTGGCTGACCGGCACCGCCCAGGAAGTCTTCCAGGCGGCGCTGGTACTGATCGCCTGCCTGCTGATCACCCAGATGGTGCTCTGGATGCGGACCAAGGGCCGGACTCTCAAGACAGAACTCGAGAGCGGCCTGGCCGAGGCCGTCTCCTCCGGCAGCTACTGGGGGGTCGCGGTACTGGTCGCCATCGCCGTGGCACGTGAAGGTGCGGAAACCGTCGTCTTCCTCTACGGCATGGGCGCCGCCAGCCTGCAGTCCGGTGGCATCGGCAGCTTCTCTCTCGCGGCCTTCATCGGTTTCGCGCTGGCAGTGGCGACCTTCATGGCCCTGCAGCTGGGTTCGCGCCTGTTCTCCTGGAAGCTGTTCTTCCGTGTCACGGAAGTCCTGCTGCTGCTGCTGGCCGCGTCATTGTTGATGTCAGGGCTTGAGCAGCTCATCGGCCTGGGCTATCTGCCGGCCGGTCTCGACCCGCTGTGGGATTCCAGCTGGCTGCTCGATGATGGCAGCGGTCTCGGTGGCCTGCTGGCGACCTTCGCCGGCTATCGCGCCTGGCCCGCCACCACCATGGTGCTGGGCTATGCCCTCTACTGGGTCATCGTCATCACTCTGATGAAGCGCCAGCGCAAGGTGGAGCGCAAGGATCAGCGCAAGCAGCTCACCGCCCGCGCGCGCAGCTGATGCCCGTCCCGCGCACTGCCCAGTGAGAGAAGAGGAAGCGTTCATGGCCCATTGCAGTACACACTCCGCACGCCCCGAC is from Cobetia marina and encodes:
- a CDS encoding FTR1 family iron permease, whose protein sequence is MFDQVLFIVWRESVEAILVIGIMHAWLVQSGTRAGLRYLWGGVVAGLVLAGLMGAALMGANTWLTGTAQEVFQAALVLIACLLITQMVLWMRTKGRTLKTELESGLAEAVSSGSYWGVAVLVAIAVAREGAETVVFLYGMGAASLQSGGIGSFSLAAFIGFALAVATFMALQLGSRLFSWKLFFRVTEVLLLLLAASLLMSGLEQLIGLGYLPAGLDPLWDSSWLLDDGSGLGGLLATFAGYRAWPATTMVLGYALYWVIVITLMKRQRKVERKDQRKQLTARARS
- a CDS encoding GNAT family N-acetyltransferase, producing MMTTSSRYPAPLDPPAIDAWCRTLHERLLARHQRACLWISGGEGTGGDPCAAALAICDLWPAREPAPLWLGAGEAITTPGGTHVRSLAMAKAATQLGGEQALVVFDAAHPQSGLDPDAFGAVAGTLMAGGLLVLVTPAAWADAEPAPAPDGDYARLAHWPFAREQLAARYLARLARRLQADASVLHWPQGEPLPTLPPAGEAATRVGEVTDPDCLTSDQAEVVAALAALRPNQPVVISADRGRGKSAALGIAAARCLAAGESVWLTAPRPAAVAAVFARLAALLPRGRREGNAFRLCVPAVHPAQARRTADGAEVASELRFLAPDAIAAARLACPEGPLPRLFVDEAAAIPTPLLKASLAHFPRIAFATTVHGYEGTGRGFQLRFRQHLERQCPGWQALEMTTPVRWASGDPLEALIDDLLLLSAPPSTLAPVMEDRSDVEQWLAGSEVVVLDRDALARDEAMLESLFGLLVQAHYRTTPADLRQLLDTPGLRLLAIRHQETASGKPAWLGVVAAVEEGGFPAPLAEDIWRGQRRPRGHLLAQSLAAHAGHQAAAETRWWRILRIAIHPALWRRGQGARLLNALEQQARLAGVTRLGTSFGAEAGLVDFWLSQGFMPLRMGLKRDAASGEHAVMMGKATGESCDGAGEASPRDTLLEALHQDFQHLLPSLLAHELAGLPDVLASRLALGGQPAQGCQPAQGWPQRLDWYRRGGGGLALVRPWLQAALKAHGSPDEQCVGSSGLDEAARHGLALALAGQDAPAFIDWAQRQGIVGRKARDRWCRAAAGRLVEAHGALPAGDH
- a CDS encoding iron transporter — protein: MPQRHFVTTTLPRALKPALLALSLAAPFVAGQASALEYPIGTPVKEGGMEIAAVYLQPVVMAPAGKLPANQADIHLEADIHALMENDNGFAPGDWIPYLGIHYTLTKQGSDTPIEGDLVPMIANDGTHYGKNVKLDGPGKYHLTFDIQHPDMPRHIDKETGVAEWPDTITTDYDFVYAGVGKKGGY
- a CDS encoding cupredoxin domain-containing protein, coding for MRLPRRRSARQSVAALLPTLALLLAVLLPRVTLASDMPSYDLTLTNGKLSPEVLKVKAGEKFVIQLHNAGNTPAEFESNSLRKEKVLAPGVKSFVVIHPLRAGSYDYFDDFHLPDARGKVVAED